Below is a genomic region from Elusimicrobiota bacterium.
CGCCTGCCCCTACGGCGCTCCGGTCCCGCTCGGAGCGCCCGAGGCCGGGAAGATCGACGGGCGGCTGCTGGGGCGCTGGGTCCAGGTCCATGAGCAGGAGGTCGGCTTCGCCGAGTTCGAGTTCTTCGCCTTCAACGACCACGAGTATGTCGTGGAGATGCGCAGCCACGAGCCCTATAAGCCCGAAGAGGCGGCCCACTACCGGGTCTTCTCATCGGAGGTGGGGGGGAAGAGCTTCCTGAACTGCCGGGACCTCGGCGAGAAGGAGTCCTACAACCTCGCGGTCTACGAGTTCCCGGCCCCGGACAGCGTGACCTTCTCCTTCGTCAAGGACGACGCGATGAAGCCGGCGGGCGAGGTCAAGACCTCCAAGGCCCTGCGGCGCTTCGTGGCCGAGCACATCGCGGACAAAGGCTTCTTCGAGCCCGGCTTCACCTTCAAGAAAGCCGAGCCGGCCCGCAAGTAGTTCCGGTCACGCCATAGGCGTGACCGGAACCCAGCGCCGACACTCCGGTCGGCGCTGATCCGTTGTCGGCTGAGCGGGTTCTGCCGCCCGCTGCGCGGGCGGTTGCGGGCGAGCGGAGCTCGCCCGCTCGGGGGACGGACTAATCCATCCGGCGGAACTTCTCCGGCGGCAGGCCGCAGACCCGGCACTTGCCAGCGGGCTTGCCCAGCTCCAGGTGGCCGCAGACCGGACAAAGGTAGATCTCAACCTGGTCGAGGTCCTTGCCCCCTTGCACGGCCTGCAGGGCCTTCCGGTAGAGGCCGGCGTGGACTTCCTCGACCTGGAGCGCCCAGTTGAACATGGTCTTGGCCTTGTGGCCGTCCTTCTGGGCCTGGGCCAGCATGGGCGGGTACATCTCGGTGAACTCGTAGGTCTCTCCCTGCACCGCGGCCTTGAGGTTGTCGGCGGTCGGGCCGATGGCGTCCATGGCCGCGAGATGTCCCAGCGCGTGGATGGTCTCGGCCTCGGCCGCGGCCCGGAACAGCTTGGCCACCTGCGGGAAACCGTCCTTCTCGGCCTTCTGGCCGAAGGCGAGGTACTTGCGGTTGGCCTGACTCTCGCCTGCGAAAGCGGTCTTGAGGTTCTCTCTCGTGTCGGTCATCACTGGCATCGTTCGCCTCCTATCCTAAGACGACGGCCATTATAGCCTTTTTGACCGTCTCCCCTCGGTTGGAAAAATTTCGTAGGATAGGAGTCCTCTGGAGGCCATACCCTGAAGACCACACATCCCGCGATGAAAGACCGGATCACCACCGAGTTCATCCGCCGCATCCCCAAGTCCGATCTGCACCTGCACCTCGACGGCTCCCTGCGCCTCAAGACCCTCATCGAGCTGGCCCGCCAGGAGAGAGTGAAGCTGCCTTCCACCAGCGAAGCCGGGCTGCGCAAGCTCGTCTTCAAGGACTCCTACCGCGACCTCCTGGAGTACCTCCACGGCTTCGCCTACACCTGCGCGGTCCTGCGCCGGCCCGAGAACCTCGAGCGCGTGGCGCGGGAACTCGTGGAGGACAACGCGGCCGAGGGCGTGCGCTACATCGAGGTCCGCTTCGCCCCCCAGCTGCACGTCTGCGACGGGATGAGCGCAGGCGACGCCGTGCGGGCCGTGGCCAAGGGGCTCTGGGCCGGCGCCAAGGCCCACAACCGGCGGGCCGCCGTGCGTTCCGGCGCCGACCTGCCGTTCCATTACGGCATCATCGTCTGCGGCATGCGCAAGTTCAAGAAGGGCATGTCCCCGTATTTCGCGAGCCTGCTGAGCCTCATGGAGTACGCGGACAAGGACGACGTCTACGCCGCGGCCTCCTTGGAGCTGGCGCGCTCGGCCGTGGCTTGGGCGCGGGAAGGCATGCCGGTCGTGGGCTTCGACCTGGCCGGAGAGGAGGCGGGCTACCCGCCCGAGGACCATCGGGAGGCCTACCAGTACGCGCACGACCACTTCATCCGCAAGACCGTCCACGCGGGCGAGGCCTACGGCCCGGAGTCCATCTGGCAGGCCATAACCCAGTGCCACGCCAACCGCATCGGGCACGGGACCTTCCTCTTCGCCCACGAGATGATCAAGGCCTCGGACATCCCCGACCACCGCCGCTACGTCGAGGACCTGGCCAGCTATATCGCCAGCCAGCGCATCGGCATCGAGGCCTGCGTCACCAGCAACCTGCAGACCACGCCGACCATCAAGACCATCGCGGCCCACCCCATCAAGACCATGATCGACTACGGCCTTTCGGTCAGCATCTGCACGGACAACCGCCTGGTCTCCAACACCACGGTGTCGCGCGAGCTGGAGCTGGTGACCCGCGCCGTGGGGCTCTCGCGCCACCAGCTGCGCAACCTGGTCATCGCGGGCTTCAAGGGCAGCTTCTTCCCGGGCTCCTACAACGCCAAGCGCGAGTTCGTGGCCTCGGTCGTCGCGCACTACCGCCGCATCGAGACCGAGCTCCTCGGCTGATCAGAGGGAGGCGAGCCGGGTGTCGGAGGGGCCGGCCAAAGCGGCCTTGAGCGCCCGGGGTCCGGAGTAGCTCCGGCCCGAGCCGGGATAGAAGGAGTAGGTCACGCCGCCGGACACGCCGCCGCTGGTGCCGCTGGCCGGGATGCCCAGGCTCTCGGCCAAGGCGACCGAGCCTTCCCCGAAGCGCGGCCCGCAGTCGCCGACCACGGCCATGACGCGGCGGCCGCCGTATTCGACCTCCACCAGGTCTCCCAGCAGGCTTTGGTGCCGCTTGGGCACCACGACATAGGGTATCTCCGCCGGGTTCAGGGAGCTTCCGTCGCTGTAGCGCAGGGAGGTGCGGGCCTGCCGATAGGGGTCGTTGTGGATGCGCGGATCATAATTCGCGGTCTTGCCGTCCGTGTCGATGGCCATGCCCGCGCGGACCACCATGGGCTTGCCGGCCACGGCCGGGGCCAGGGCCTGGCGGGCGGAGCCGTCGAAGCGCACCCGGCCCTCCTGCACGCCGCGCAGATCGGCGTCGGGCGAGGAGCCGTCGGCGGGCCCGATGGCGGCCAGCTCCCGGGCTCCGGCCATGAGCCCGGCCGCGGCGGGGGAGAGCTGGGGCTGCTGGGGCGAGCCGAAGCGGGCGGGCGCCGGGGCGGAGAGGCCCGCGGCCGAGACGGCGCTGCCGTCCGCGCCGCAGGACGGGTCGCAGCCGCACAGCCCTCCGGCCAAGACCGACCAGCCGAGCAGGACCGCGATCCCCCGCCAAGAGCGCTTCATGGGAATAGTGTAGGCCTCTGGGCCCAATCGCGCCTGGAGAATAGGTCCCGGCAGGGCCTAGGACTTTCGACCTAGGCCCTGCAGGAGCCGGTCCAAAGACCGGATCCGGGGCCGGCCAGCCATGAGAGCCACGGCGCGGGCGAAGAGCGGCAGCGGGTCGGGCGGCTCCGGGCAGCCCTCCTGGGGCGGCAGGAGCGCGGCTACGGCCCGGGCCTCCTCGTCGTCCTCGGCCAGGCCCCTGCGGTTGGTGGAGAGCCGGCGCGCCAAGCGCCACAGGACCGCGGTCTGGGGATGAGCGAAGCGCCAGGGCAGCTCCTCCTGGTCCGCGGCCACGACGCAGCCGGAGTTGTAGGAGCGGTCGTCGTGCCGGCGCAGCACGAGCCCGTCTGCCTCGGCCAGGGCCGTGATCGGGCGCCCCGGGAAGAGCTGGAGGCGGCTGCCCAAAGCCGAGCCGTGGTGGATGAGCGGGCAGCGCCCGATGGCGCGCAGGTTGACGCGCAGGTCGGCCGGCGTGGTCCAGGGCGTGAAGAGGATGGTGCTCAGATGCCGGGACGGGTAGCGGAAATGGCGGGGCCAGCGGCGGCTCAGCTCGGCGATGAGCCGCACGGCTTCGTGGACCTGGGCCGCGGAGATGCCTTTGTTGAGGCGCCGGTTCTCGGCGGGCGAGAAGTTCTCCACGCCCATGCCGTAGAGCCGCAGGGAGAGACCCCGGGCGGCCAGGCGGGGCAGGCAGCGCTCCAGCGCGGCTCGCGCGGCCAGGAACTCGTCTATGCGCGGCATGAAGCCGAGCTCGGCTGCGCGCACGCCCTGCCGCGACAGGGCGCAGGCGAGCTTCTCCAGACGCCGCCAGAGCTCGTGGCCGACGAAGACGAAGCGCCGCTCCAGGCCCGCGGGGAGACGCGCCCGGCAGGCGGCCGCGGCTTCGCGCGCGGCGAAAGCGACCGGGTCGCGCGCGAAGGGCTGTTCCGGAAGGCAGCCGGCGAAGCAGAAGGAACAGCCCATGTGCCGCAACGGCAGGCTCAGACCGCGGTAGAGGGGGAGGCCGGCCAGGCGCTTGCGGTAGGAGCAGCGCAGACCGGCCACCACGCGGATGGGCGGCGCGGCGGCCCAGGGCGCGGCGTTGATGACCCGGCGCGCGAAGCCCGGCCGGACGCGGTCCGCCAGATAGGGGTCGTCGAGGCCGGGCCCCTCGGCGCCGAGGTGTTCCTTGACGAACCGGCCCAAGGCTGAGAGGTCCTCATCCAGCGGGCAGTAGACCAGGCGCGCGCCGCCGGCGCCGAGCTCGGTCCACTGGCCGTCGCGCAGGCGCTCGTTGAGCACGACGATATCGGGCTTGCGCCGCCGCAGCTCGGCGCGCAAGAGCTTCAGGTCGCCGGGCTCCAAGGCGTAGCTCAGGGTGGGGTCGTAGCGCACGCCCAGCGCGATCCAGGAGGCGCGCCAGCCCAAGGGTCGGGCCAAGCCCATGAGGAACGGGTAGGAGCTGGCGCGGAAATGGCGGTCCGCCTCGTCGGGGACCAGCTCCACGAGCAGCAGGCTCATGGGTTTGCGGGCTGGGCCGGGCATATGAGGGCTAGGATAACAAATTGCAGGCTTGCGCACCGTCTGGTATCATTGTCCCTAGGTGAAGCTCCCCAGGCTGTTGTTTTTGGTCAGCGTGGCCGTGTCCATCGCGCTGGCCCTGCGCATCTGGGTCTGCGAGTCCATCTTCGTGGCTTCGGGCTCCATGGAACCGACTCTGCTCGTGGGCACGCACCTCGTCGTCGAGAAGGTCACCCTGCGCCTGCGGCCGCCGCGGCGGGGAGACATCGTCGTCTTCCACTCTCCGACCGGGGAGAGCCTGGACCTGGACAAGAGGGTGATCGCTTTGCCCGGGGAGACCGTGGAACTGCGCGCCAAGACGGTCTATGTCGGCGGCCGCGAGCTTCCGGAGCCTTATGTCGAGCACAAGCGGGCCGGGGAGCGGCTTCTGGGCGACAACCTGGGACCGCTGCTCGTGCCGCCGGGCGAGATTTTCGTGCTCGGCGACAACCGCGACGAGTCCTACGACGCCACCGTGTGGAAGGACGCCGCCGGCAAGCCCATCTATTTCATCCCCATCGCAGGGCTCCAGGGGCTGGTGCGGGGAGTCTACTAAAGGAGGGGTCCATGACAGACAAGACGCGCGCGGCGGCGGCGGTCCTGTTGCTGCTTTCGGGCTGGGGGGCCGGGGCCCGCGCCGAGACCTTCATAATGAAGAGCGGGAGCCGCTTCGAGGGCAGGCTCCTGTCCGCCACCACCGATTACCTTGGAGTCTCGGTCCAGGGCCGCGCGCTCGACATCCGCCGGGACAGCATCCGGCGCATCGACTACGAGCCGGACTGGGACGGGCGCTCCGTGCGTCTGGGCGAGCGCGTCATCAAGGCGGGCTTCGGCGGGGCCTTGCCCCTGACCAGCTACGGCTTCAAGCGCGTGGCCAACGGCGGCTCGGCCGCGGACGTCGAGTTCCTCGTCCACTGCAAGCCCGAATGGGACCTGGGCCTGCGCCTCGACAGCATGGGCTTCACCAAGGCCCGGCCGCAGAGCGCGACGCTCGACGGCACGGCCCAGGTCCAGGCCTCGGTCCTGCTCTTGGAGGGCCGCTGGCTGCCCCGGCCCGGCCGCCGGGTCAGCCCGTTCTTGGTGGGGGGCCTCGGGGCCAATGTCTATTCCGAGGAGATCGAGATGACGCCCAAGGCGGGCTCGGTCTGGAGCGACACGGGCACGCGGGAGATGCGCGAGATCGACGAGACTTCGACCGGGCTGGCGGTCATGCTGGGCGGCGGCGTGCAGGTGCTGCTCTCCCGCAGCTACGTCGCGGATTTCGAGGCCGGCTGGCACTACTGGACGATCGCTGGGGCCAAGTTCGGCAACTCCATCCAGTCCTCCAGCCAGGTCCAGGCCGTATCCCTTCTGGCGCGGCTGGGCTGGCGGTTCTAGAAGGGGTAGTCGATGCCCATGTAGACCGCGGGGCCCTCGCGGCTGACGCCGGTCTCCACGCGGCCGACCACGGTCGGCTTGACCACGGCCCGGAACGCCGCCCCCACCACCGGCTCGAGGTGCTTGACCTCCAGCCGGTCCGGGCTGGGGAAGACCGTCCCCACGTCCACGAACGGGGCGACCTGGAACTCGGTCACGGCGTTGACCACGCTGAGCCGGTGGAAGGTGAAGCGCTCCTCGATGTTGCCGAAGACCGAGCCCCGGTCCTGGAAGCGTCCCTCCGGGTAGCCGCGCAAAGAGCGCGGCCCGCCCAAGGAGGCCAGCGCGGTGAAGGGGATGGCGCGCCCGTCCGAGTATTCCCCCTGTAAGTGGAAGGCCGTACCGTGCCCGTCCGAGTGCGGCAGATAGAGCCGCCATTGGCCCCCATAGCGCTGGAAGGAGGAGTCGCTGCCCAGGGCCTGCCGGGAGAATTCCGTGAAGAGCTCGGCGAAGCTGCCCTGGCTCGGCGTGGAGCCCAGGTCCCGGGTGTCGCGCGAAAAGGTCAAGCGGGGCATGGAGTAGCCGGCGGTCTCCAGGCGGGCCGGGTCGAAGGCGGCCGGCGCGGCCACGGTGCCGGGCAAGGTCTCGGCGCGGCGGAACCGCCAGCCGGCGCTGGCTTCCAGGCCGTGGCGGAACTTCACCCCGAAGTCGGCCTGCGCCAAGCCTTCCTTGAGCCGGTAGCTCGACTCCCCGCTCTTGGGGCTCGCCGGCCCGACGCCGAAGAAGCGGGGCGTGCCGTCCTCCTCCAGGTTGGTGTCGACCCGGATGAGGCAGCGGTCGCCCAGGAAGGCGCGGTCCTCGTAGCGCAGGGCGGCGCGGCCGTTGACCTTCTGCGCCTTCTGCAGCACGGCGCGGAAGTTGGCGTCGGCCGAGGGGTACCAGTAGTAGGTGCCCAGGAAGGCCGGCCCGAAGAGCTGGTTGTAATTCACCATGGGCGCGATGATGTGCTCGACCTCGTGGCGGGGGTTGGTCAGGATGGCGACCGGCAGGACCCCGTAGGTCACCCCGGAGTTGGGGTTGGCCGAGATGGCGGGCAGGAAGACCAGCCCCACGGGGCCGTCCATGTGGGTGAACACGCGCGCCGCGCCTTTGAGGAAGCGGTCGACGGGGCCCCCCTCGGCCGTGGATGGGGACGACGGCGGCATGCGGGGTTGGGCGGACGCGGCGGCGGGACTCAGCAGCAGCGCGGCCGCGAGCAGGGCGGTTGCGAGGCGTGCGGAGCGCTCCATGGCCGGAAGGATATCATAAAGGCCTGGACCGGAGCAGGATGTAGTCTTGCCCAATCCAACGGAACCGGCGCCCCCGGTTCACCCCCAACGACACGCCGGCCCCCCTCGTAGGGGGGCCGACTGACTCGGCACCCTGCGGGTGCCGAGTCCTTTACTGCGGCGCCACCTCGTAGAGAGTGTCGCCGTCCATGACCTTGAGGCTGCTCCCCAGGGCGAGATAGCGCGCCAAGGCCGGCTTGCGGGACAGCAGGTCGAAGTATTCCGGGCTGAGGTAGACGACGCGCACGGTCTTGGGCGCGGCGCCTTCGCGCAGTTCGTAGTCGCCGTCCACCCAGGTCTGGCCGCGCTTGTAGAAGGTCTTGCCCGCGATGGTGCGGGTCTGCGTCGCCCGGGACCCCTGCCGGCCCATATCCTGGCGGACGGCGGCCTCCTGCTCGGCCATCATGTCCATGGGCGCGGCGGCCGCGCCGGAGATCATGGCCATAGACGAGCCCGACAGGGCGCCGAGGAAGCGGGAAGCGGACTGCGCCTTGCGGGCCACGCCGGCGCCTCCGGAGAAGCCGCTGGACGCCGCGTCCAGGGCCATGCCGCGCACGGCCGAGACGGCCGCGGCCTGGATCGCGGGCATGTTCTGGCCCTCCTCCGCGATGAGGTAGGAGGTGTAGGGCGTGACGATGCCGTATTTCTTGGCGAGCTTGACGATGGAGGCGATGGTCTCCTGGTCGGCAGCGCCGGAGAGGCGCATCGCGTCGAGCTCGTGGGCCACCTTCATGCCGGCCCAGAGCTTGGGCAAAAAGGCCCGGTCGGCCGTCGCGGGGAGCTCGACCGGGAACACGAAGCGCGCGGCCCGGCCGGCCATGCGGCCGGTCACGACCAGGGACCCCTTGCCATGGTCGCGGTAGCGTCCCATGAGAACGAGCTCGGAGCCGTAGAACAGGTCGGTGACCGGCCGCGGGTAAAGCTCCTTGACCTCGAGGCCCTGCCAGTCGACGCGCACGTCGGTCAAAGCCGGCTTGGCCACCTTCTGGTAGAGTCCGGAGACCTTGCCCTCGATGTCCTCCCCCGGGGCCACGTAGTCGCGGCTGCCGCGGTTGTCCGCGGCGAGCTTGTCGAGGAGCAGGGTGTTGACGTCCGAGCCCACGCCGAAGGCGAAGAGCCGGGCGTTGAGGGAGGCGTTGCGCTCGTGGGCGCGGCGCAGGAGCTCGTTGACGTCCGTGGCGCCCACGGTGGGCAGGCCGTCGGTGATGAAGAAGACCATGGGGAGGCGGCCTTCGCCGCGGCGCAGGAACTTGAAGGTCTCCTCCAGGGCGCCTTCGATGTTGGTGCTGCCGGCGGCCGAGATGCCTTCCACGTAGCGCTTGGCGCGGGCCTTGTTGGCGGCGCTGGCCGCGACGAGGCCGGTCGCGAAGGTGTTGGCGTCGGTGGCGAAGTCGACCACGGCGAAGCGGTCCTCGGCCGAGAGGCGGCCGATGCAGTAGGACAGGGCCTTGCGGGCCTGGCCCATCTTGCCGTCGTCTTCCATGCTGCCGGAGCGGTCGAGGACGAAGACGATGTCCTTGGGCGTGGCCGCGCCCTGGGCCTGCAGGCGGGGCGAGAGGTTGAGCATGAAGAAGCCGTCCTCGCCGTCCTCCTTGTAAGCCAGGAGGCTGGCGGCCAGGGGGTCGGAGCGCATGGAGAAGAAGAGGTCGAGGTCCGCGGCGGGATGCTGGGAGCTCTCTTCATAGGAGACTTCGGCCTGCCGGTCCCCGATGCGGCGGATCTGCGCGCCGGAGAGGGGGGTGTAGAGGGTGCGCAGGGGGGCGGTGGTGCTGAGCTTGAGGCGCACCGAGGCGCGGCCGGCCTGGCCTTGCAGCATGCGGGCGGACTTGACCGGGATGTTGAGCGAGACGAGCTCGCCGCTCTTGTGCAGGAGCTGGGTCAGGCCGATGTGCACGCTGATGTCGCCGCTGGGCTCGATGGGGAAGACTTTGGCGCGCAGGAGGCGCTCGCCGACCAGCTCCAGGAGCGCGGGGTCGCGCATGCGGTTGACGATGCCTTGGTAGATGGCGGAGGCTTTGTCTGATTCCAGGAGCTCGCCGTTCATCTTGTGGCCGTTGACGGTCATCGTAAAGCCGCTGAGGACGGTGTCGGCCGGGATGGGGATGAGGAGCACGCCTTCGAGCCTTTGCTGGGTGGGATTATGGAAGGTGATGTCGAAGGAGAGGTCCGCGGTCTGGTCGGCCACGGTTCCGTCCACTCGGTAGCCGGAGAAGGTCATGACCGTGCCTTCTGGCTGGGGCAGGGGCTGGGGCTGCGGGACCGGCGTCGGGGTGGGATGCGGCGGCCGGGGGACGGGCCTGAAAATGGGCGGGAGGGGTCGGATGGGCATGCCGGGCAAGAACATCCGCAGGCCGTTCTGGGAGCCCATGGGCCAGGCCACGAGCTGTTGGGCCGAGGCCGGGGCGAGGCTGGCGAGGATGAGGCCGAGGGTCAGTGCGAGGGTCTTCATGGCGTCCTCCTTGACGGGCATGGGGATGGGACACCGGGGGTGGGAAAAGGTTCCAGGGGGTTGCTTGTCCCCGGGATATGTCGTTGAGGATATATTCACCCCCAGCGCTGCTGGCATATGCACTTCACTCAGTCACCCAATCCGGGAATTTACGATGCCCGTTGCGAGAGGTATTGATCCGAGGGCGCCGACCACGGTCCCCGTCATCTTTATTCGACGAATAAGCCTGGTCCGATGGTGATCGATGCGCATGTGCCGCGTCGGTTGCATCCGACAAGCGCCTGATGGAGGAGCGCCTCTCCTGCAAGTACGAATGAGGCGCAATTGAGCGTCATGCGAGGGCAGATGGTCCTACGTTTTTCAGAAAATAACGCTGAAAATATCGGTGCTATTCACATCGCGCGCGCGATATGAATAACGCTGTAAAATAAAGAACAATTTTTAAAAATGTGAGGAAAACGGGAGGCCGTCGAGGAAATCAGAAGGCTGGCGAAGCAGACAGAAGGCGGCCCAGACCAGCTCACCGTCGGAAGAAACAAAAGGGATTCCATTGAAGTTAAACTGGCGGCATATGCGCTTGAGCCGCTCAATCCGAGTCAATCCGAGAATCTGCCAAGTGAAGCCTCGTCCGAGGGTGAGCAATGTGCATATGCCGCCAGCGCCAAAGGTGAATATATTTTTGAAGGTATATCCGGGTCTGAGCGTTGGGCCGATTTAGCGCGCGGCGCTCGCCGCTTGGCCCAAGGCGACGAGTCGGGCCACCTTGGCAAGGAGTTCGTCTGGCACCAACAAGAGGTGGCAATGGAGGGCGCGGGCTTGGTCTTGGATGGAGGAGAGTCTGGGATCGTGGCGTGAGCTTTCCATCCTTGCCACATGGGGCTGTTTGGCTCGGAGGGTTTTGGCGAGGCTCTTCTGGGAGAGCCATCTTCTGCGGCGCATGATGGAGAGCTGGGTGGCAAGGGGGAGTTGGGCGAACTGCTCGGCGTGGGCCTTGGCCAATGCGGGCTTGTCCTTGAGGACTTGCTGGAGGTGCTCGTCAAAACCGCTCTGTGTCACCTTTCTCATGATCCTATCCTTCGCATGCGTTTGCGGGCGAGCCGGATATCATCCAGTGGGGTCTTGGCGCTCGTCTTCTCCAGGGCATGGAGGAGCCAAGCGCAGCCTTTGTCCACGCAGAAGAAGACTCGATATCGGATGCCCTCGAAGAGCCGCTTGAGTTCCCATAACCCTTGGCCAAGAGGCCGGATGGTGATCCGTTTCGACCGAAGCCCTTCTGCTCCCAGTATCTCGAGGTCCAGGGCCAGCTTGAGAAATGCGGCTGGGCGTTGTTCGACCAGGCTGTCGAGATATTCCCGCACCGGGCCGGAGCTTCCGTCTGGATAGTATTTCGTCTTTAGGAAGCTCATCTGTAATATAACAGATAAGTTATTTATTATCAAGTGCCCTGGCCTTGGGTTTTGGTCCGGGCGCATGACCGACCCCACTCTATATACGATCAAAGCCTTGAAAAGTTCCAAGGGGAATGGGTGGCGTGTTATGCGGCCCGGCCTGGACGGCCCTTGCCGAATAGGTGGGCCCTTCTGTCCATTGCTTTGCGAAGGCGGGAGAACTATAATTCCGATGGACGGCGCTTTATGCCGTCAATGTTATACTGACCAACAGAATCACACGTAGGGCAATGTCGAAAAACAGAACAGCTAGACTGCACCGCCGGTAATCATCAGCCGCGTCGCTTTATGAAGCCTATGAGGACAAGAACCACGAACTGTTGGCTCGGCCTTCTGCTGTTGCCAGCGCTGATTCCGACGGTGTGGTCCCAGGCATTCGGCAAGCAGTCGGGCCTGCAGCTCGAACTCCAGACGGGGCATACGGCTCACGCCACCTCCGCAGCCATCACGTCGGACGGGAAGTATCTCATCAGCGCGAGCGACGACGAGACCGCAAAACTGTGGGAACTTTCCACGGGGATACTGATTCGGACCTTCCGGGGGCAGGGCTCCGGGATAAGAGCCATGGCAGTGAACGCCGATTGCGACAACCTGGCAACGGGGGACCAGGCCGGGAATGTTGTGTTGTGGAATCTCTCCACGGGGCGACGCATGGGGACTTACCGTACCCATAATGAATGGGTGACTTTCCTCGCGCTGAACTCGGATTGCAGGCGTTTCGTCGCGGGCGGATTGGACAACACCGTCAAATCATGGGACCTATCCTTAGGAAAAGAGCTCAGATCTTTCGGACCATTCGCCAGCCCTGCCTTCTATGCCACTGACCGCTATCTGCTGACAATAGCGGCCCGTAGGGGTGACCACCAAGACATTTACACCTTGTGGAATACGGCTACTGGGGAGTCGGTCCGGACTTTCCAGGGCAGCGGGCTGGCGTCCGCCATCGCGATGAGTTCCGATGAGAAACTGATGGTGACGGGTCGCGGCGATGGGACAGCCATACTGTGGGATATGAGGACGGGGAAACGAATCAGGGATTTCAAAGGACATGCCGATCCGGTCTTGGCGGTCGCAATATCCCCGGATAATAGGCGCTTGGTCGCAGGGGGGGACGGCGGGGCCGTCCAGTCATGGGATCTCGCCACAGGCAAGGAGATTGCTATTTTCAGGGGCAGAGCGCCTGTGCGCGCCCTTGCCGTGACCCCAGACAGCAGATACCTGGCCGTAGTCTCTTTTGACCAGGCCGTCAAGCTCTGGGATTTGACGTCTGGAGAAGAAGTCCGGACGTTCACCGGCCACGCATTTCAAGCAGGCTCCATCGCCATGACGCGCGATGGGAAATATCTCGTGACCGGCGGTTCCGGCGGTTCCGAAGGCGTTGCCAAGCTTTGGGATCTGTCGACAGGGCAGGAAATCAGGACCTACCCTGCCCAGAAAGTCACCTCCATAGCCATAACGCCGGATGGAGAGTACCTGGTCACGGGCAGCTATGATTGCACGGCCAGGCTTTGGAGTCTGGTGGGAGGGCAGGAAATCAGGGTATTCCGGGGACATCACGCCGGCGTGACCTCGGTCGCCATCACCCCTGATGGGAAACAATTGGTTACCGGCGGCGAGGACCATGCGGCCAAGCTTTGGGATCTGGCGACCGGACAGGAAGTCCGTACTTATATTAGTGAAGATCTGGTGAGACCATCCGTCGCCGTAACGCCCGATGGGAAGCGCCTCATCGCGGGCGGCCTTTCGGGCGCCAACATATGGGACATCGCCACCGGCAGGGTGGAGCGCGACTTCGGCAGGCTGGGGGCGGTCTCATTGGCTGTGAGTCCCAATGGCAGATATCTTGCGGTCGGCAGATATTCGAGCCACAACAGCGCTCAGTGGCTGGATATCGCTACGGGTGAGGTGATAAGGACATTCGATACCGGGAAGGCCTCGTGGTCGGTCGCTGTGACCCCTGACGGGGAGAGAATGGTCACGGCCAGTGATGACACTAATGCCTATCTCTGGGACCTGCGGACAGGAGCGAAGATCCGGTCGTTCATAGGACACAGCGACCGGCTCTTGGCAGTGGCGGTAACCCCGGACGGGAAACGCGTGGTCACGGGCAGCGCCGATGGATCTTTGCGGATCTGGGATATCGAAACCGGTGAGAATCTGGCCCTCGTGAGCTCGGCTTCAAGCGACGATTGGATCATGTACACCCCTGACGGATATTTCGATGGCTCAAAGAATGCGGGGGACTTGGTCAAGATGGTCAAAGGGCTGACCGCCTACGGAGTGGATCAGTTCGCCACGAGGCTCAACCGCCCAGACGTCGTCCTCGCCAGATTGAAGCTGGGTGACCAAGGGCTGCTTCAGCATTATCTCGCGCAGCACGAGAGGCGCCTGAA
It encodes:
- a CDS encoding rubrerythrin family protein, with amino-acid sequence MTDTRENLKTAFAGESQANRKYLAFGQKAEKDGFPQVAKLFRAAAEAETIHALGHLAAMDAIGPTADNLKAAVQGETYEFTEMYPPMLAQAQKDGHKAKTMFNWALQVEEVHAGLYRKALQAVQGGKDLDQVEIYLCPVCGHLELGKPAGKCRVCGLPPEKFRRMD
- a CDS encoding adenosine deaminase family protein, which encodes MKDRITTEFIRRIPKSDLHLHLDGSLRLKTLIELARQERVKLPSTSEAGLRKLVFKDSYRDLLEYLHGFAYTCAVLRRPENLERVARELVEDNAAEGVRYIEVRFAPQLHVCDGMSAGDAVRAVAKGLWAGAKAHNRRAAVRSGADLPFHYGIIVCGMRKFKKGMSPYFASLLSLMEYADKDDVYAAASLELARSAVAWAREGMPVVGFDLAGEEAGYPPEDHREAYQYAHDHFIRKTVHAGEAYGPESIWQAITQCHANRIGHGTFLFAHEMIKASDIPDHRRYVEDLASYIASQRIGIEACVTSNLQTTPTIKTIAAHPIKTMIDYGLSVSICTDNRLVSNTTVSRELELVTRAVGLSRHQLRNLVIAGFKGSFFPGSYNAKREFVASVVAHYRRIETELLG
- a CDS encoding glycoside hydrolase family 75 protein, giving the protein MKRSWRGIAVLLGWSVLAGGLCGCDPSCGADGSAVSAAGLSAPAPARFGSPQQPQLSPAAAGLMAGARELAAIGPADGSSPDADLRGVQEGRVRFDGSARQALAPAVAGKPMVVRAGMAIDTDGKTANYDPRIHNDPYRQARTSLRYSDGSSLNPAEIPYVVVPKRHQSLLGDLVEVEYGGRRVMAVVGDCGPRFGEGSVALAESLGIPASGTSGGVSGGVTYSFYPGSGRSYSGPRALKAALAGPSDTRLASL
- the lepB gene encoding signal peptidase I, whose translation is MKLPRLLFLVSVAVSIALALRIWVCESIFVASGSMEPTLLVGTHLVVEKVTLRLRPPRRGDIVVFHSPTGESLDLDKRVIALPGETVELRAKTVYVGGRELPEPYVEHKRAGERLLGDNLGPLLVPPGEIFVLGDNRDESYDATVWKDAAGKPIYFIPIAGLQGLVRGVY
- a CDS encoding BamA/TamA family outer membrane protein; the encoded protein is MERSARLATALLAAALLLSPAAASAQPRMPPSSPSTAEGGPVDRFLKGAARVFTHMDGPVGLVFLPAISANPNSGVTYGVLPVAILTNPRHEVEHIIAPMVNYNQLFGPAFLGTYYWYPSADANFRAVLQKAQKVNGRAALRYEDRAFLGDRCLIRVDTNLEEDGTPRFFGVGPASPKSGESSYRLKEGLAQADFGVKFRHGLEASAGWRFRRAETLPGTVAAPAAFDPARLETAGYSMPRLTFSRDTRDLGSTPSQGSFAELFTEFSRQALGSDSSFQRYGGQWRLYLPHSDGHGTAFHLQGEYSDGRAIPFTALASLGGPRSLRGYPEGRFQDRGSVFGNIEERFTFHRLSVVNAVTEFQVAPFVDVGTVFPSPDRLEVKHLEPVVGAAFRAVVKPTVVGRVETGVSREGPAVYMGIDYPF